A genomic window from Cupriavidus basilensis includes:
- the smc gene encoding chromosome segregation protein SMC gives MRLSSIKLAGFKSFVDPTNFQVPGQLVGIVGPNGCGKSNIIDAVRWVLGESRASELRGESMQDVIFNGSTARKQAGRASVELVFDNPEGRAGGQWSQYAEIAVKRVLTRDGTSSYYINNQAVRRRDIQDIFLGTGLGPRAYAIIGQGMISRIIEAKPDDMRIFLEEAAGVSKYKERRRETENRLSDTRENLTRVEDILRELGTNLDKLEGQAEVAQRFKTLQSDGEEKQHLLWLLRKREAQAEQERNTRAIEQAQIDLEAQTAQLRHVEAELETMRAAHYAASDNMHTAQGGLYEANAEVSKLEAEIRYVVESRNRVQAQIAALTAQREQWQGKAEQATDALAQAEEELAVAEGRTIEAQEAVAHKTDELPTLEAQWRDAQVLSNEQRASIMQAEQALKLEAAQQRSADQMLQQLEQRRERLSGEEKGLDRPDETRLEEQRAELAEQEAVLEEAQAILADSADSVPRLDGERRSAQERVQREAAAIGSLEARLAALKQLQENVQTEGKVQPWLAKHGLAELPRLWKKLHIEPGWESALESVLREKLGALEVSNLDWIKSFLSDAPPAKLAFYSPPPAARPQETPAGMRALMALVQITEPGIRAVMQDWLADIYTATDMASALAQRATLPEGASFVVAEGHLVGRSSVHLYAADSEQAGMLAREQEIENLQKQARAQLLLSDEAKSQAVRAEAAYTQASAALTEARGRSEQATRRVHALQMDVLKLSQAMERYAARSGQIREELAEIAAQIEEQRAIRAESEASFEQHDAALAQMQSTHEDHQMAFEALDSKLSSARHQLRDFERAAQEALFAERNLANRIDELRRNIQTAGDQSERLAQSLEDARVELETINEQTAHTGLQDALERRAEKEEKLQLARTELDALSAQLRQYDDQRLAAERSLQPLRDRITEYQLKEQAARLNQEQFSEQLTTAEVDEAALAEKLTPDLKPSYLQGEVTRLNNAINALGPVNMAALDELAAARERKTFLDAQSADLIDAITTLEDAIHKIDQETRAMLQGTFDQVNHHFGELFPSLFGGGQAKLIMTGDEILDAGVQVMAQPPGKKNSTIHLLSGGEKALTAIALVFAMFQLNPAPFCLLDEVDAPLDDANTERYANMVARMSDKTQFVFISHNKIAMEMAHQLIGVTMQEQGVSRIVAVDMDAALSMAEAA, from the coding sequence GTGCGACTGTCCTCGATCAAGCTGGCGGGCTTCAAGTCCTTCGTCGATCCCACCAATTTTCAAGTGCCTGGCCAACTGGTCGGCATCGTCGGTCCCAACGGCTGCGGCAAATCGAACATCATCGATGCGGTGCGCTGGGTGCTGGGCGAGTCGCGCGCCTCCGAGCTGCGCGGCGAGTCCATGCAGGACGTGATCTTCAATGGCTCCACCGCGCGCAAACAGGCTGGCCGCGCCAGCGTCGAACTGGTGTTCGACAACCCTGAGGGGCGCGCCGGCGGGCAATGGAGCCAATATGCGGAGATCGCCGTCAAGCGGGTGCTGACCCGCGACGGCACGTCCTCCTACTACATCAACAACCAGGCCGTGCGCCGCCGCGATATCCAGGACATCTTCCTGGGCACCGGCCTGGGGCCGCGCGCCTACGCCATCATCGGGCAGGGCATGATCTCGCGCATCATCGAGGCCAAGCCCGATGACATGCGGATCTTCCTGGAAGAAGCCGCAGGGGTGTCCAAGTACAAGGAACGCCGCCGCGAAACCGAGAACCGCCTGTCCGACACGCGCGAGAACCTGACCCGCGTGGAAGACATCCTGCGCGAGCTCGGCACCAACCTGGACAAGCTCGAAGGGCAGGCCGAAGTGGCCCAGCGCTTCAAGACCTTGCAGTCCGACGGCGAGGAAAAGCAGCACCTGCTGTGGCTGCTGCGCAAGCGCGAGGCCCAGGCCGAGCAGGAGCGCAACACGCGCGCCATCGAGCAGGCACAGATCGACCTGGAAGCGCAAACCGCGCAACTGCGCCACGTCGAGGCCGAGCTCGAGACCATGCGCGCCGCGCATTACGCCGCCTCGGACAATATGCACACCGCGCAGGGCGGCCTGTACGAAGCCAATGCCGAGGTCAGCAAGCTCGAGGCCGAGATCCGCTATGTGGTGGAGTCGCGCAACCGCGTGCAGGCACAGATCGCCGCACTGACGGCGCAGCGCGAGCAGTGGCAGGGCAAGGCCGAGCAGGCTACCGATGCCCTGGCGCAGGCTGAAGAAGAGCTGGCGGTGGCCGAAGGCCGCACCATCGAAGCCCAGGAGGCCGTCGCGCACAAGACCGATGAGCTGCCCACGCTGGAAGCCCAGTGGCGCGATGCCCAGGTGCTGTCCAACGAGCAGCGCGCCAGCATCATGCAGGCCGAGCAGGCGCTCAAGCTGGAGGCCGCGCAGCAGCGCAGCGCCGACCAGATGCTGCAGCAGCTCGAGCAGCGCCGCGAGCGCTTGTCCGGCGAAGAAAAGGGGCTGGACCGCCCCGATGAAACCCGCCTGGAAGAGCAACGCGCCGAGCTGGCCGAGCAGGAAGCCGTGCTGGAAGAAGCGCAGGCCATCCTGGCTGACTCCGCCGACAGCGTGCCGCGCCTGGACGGCGAGCGCCGCAGCGCGCAGGAACGCGTGCAGCGCGAGGCCGCCGCGATCGGATCGCTGGAAGCGCGCCTGGCCGCGCTCAAGCAGTTGCAGGAAAATGTGCAGACCGAAGGCAAGGTGCAGCCCTGGCTGGCCAAGCACGGCCTGGCCGAGCTGCCGCGCCTGTGGAAGAAGCTCCATATCGAGCCGGGCTGGGAAAGCGCGCTGGAATCCGTGCTGCGCGAAAAGCTCGGCGCGCTCGAAGTCTCCAACCTGGACTGGATCAAGTCCTTCCTGTCCGACGCGCCGCCCGCCAAGCTGGCCTTCTACTCGCCGCCGCCGGCCGCGCGCCCGCAGGAAACCCCCGCCGGCATGCGTGCGCTGATGGCGCTGGTGCAGATCACCGAGCCGGGCATCCGGGCCGTGATGCAGGACTGGCTGGCCGATATCTACACCGCCACCGATATGGCGTCGGCGCTGGCCCAGCGCGCCACGCTGCCGGAAGGCGCGTCGTTCGTCGTGGCCGAGGGCCACCTGGTGGGCCGTAGCTCGGTCCACCTCTATGCGGCCGATTCCGAGCAGGCCGGCATGCTGGCCCGCGAGCAGGAAATCGAAAACCTGCAGAAGCAGGCGCGCGCCCAGCTGCTGCTGTCCGACGAAGCCAAGAGCCAGGCGGTCCGCGCCGAAGCGGCCTACACCCAGGCCAGCGCCGCGCTCACCGAGGCCCGCGGACGCAGCGAGCAGGCCACACGCCGCGTGCACGCGCTGCAGATGGATGTGCTCAAGCTGTCGCAGGCCATGGAGCGCTACGCCGCGCGCAGCGGCCAGATCCGTGAGGAACTGGCCGAAATCGCCGCGCAGATCGAAGAGCAGCGCGCCATCCGCGCCGAGTCCGAAGCCAGCTTCGAGCAGCACGACGCCGCGCTGGCGCAGATGCAGTCCACGCACGAAGACCACCAGATGGCCTTCGAGGCGCTGGACAGCAAGCTGTCGTCGGCGCGGCACCAGCTGCGCGACTTCGAGCGCGCGGCGCAGGAAGCGCTGTTCGCTGAGCGCAACCTGGCTAACCGCATCGACGAGCTGCGCCGCAATATCCAGACCGCGGGCGACCAGTCGGAGCGTCTTGCCCAGTCGCTGGAAGATGCTCGCGTCGAGCTGGAAACCATCAATGAGCAGACCGCCCACACCGGCCTGCAGGATGCGCTGGAGCGCCGTGCCGAGAAGGAAGAAAAACTCCAGCTCGCCCGCACCGAGCTGGACGCGCTGTCGGCGCAGCTGCGCCAGTACGACGACCAGCGCCTGGCCGCCGAGCGCAGCCTGCAGCCGCTGCGCGACCGCATCACCGAGTACCAGTTGAAGGAACAGGCCGCGCGCCTGAACCAGGAGCAGTTCAGCGAGCAACTCACGACCGCCGAGGTGGACGAGGCCGCGCTGGCCGAGAAGCTCACGCCCGATCTCAAGCCCTCCTACCTGCAGGGCGAGGTCACCCGCCTGAACAACGCCATCAACGCGCTCGGGCCGGTGAACATGGCCGCGCTGGACGAACTGGCGGCGGCGCGCGAGCGCAAGACCTTCCTCGATGCGCAGTCGGCCGACCTGATCGACGCCATCACCACGCTGGAAGACGCGATCCACAAGATCGACCAGGAAACCCGCGCGATGCTGCAAGGGACCTTCGACCAGGTCAACCATCACTTCGGCGAGCTGTTCCCGTCGCTGTTCGGTGGCGGGCAAGCCAAGCTGATCATGACCGGCGACGAAATCCTCGACGCCGGCGTGCAGGTGATGGCGCAGCCGCCGGGCAAGAAGAACTCCACCATCCACCTGCTGTCGGGCGGTGAGAAGGCCCTGACGGCCATCGCGCTGGTGTTCGCCATGTTCCAGCTCAACCCGGCGCCGTTCTGCCTGCTCGACGAGGTGGACGCACCGCTGGACGATGCCAATACGGAGCGCTACGCCAATATGGTGGCGCGCATGTCGGACAAGACCCAGTTCGTCTTCATTTCCCACAATAAAATCGCAATGGAAATGGCACACCAGTTGATTGGCGTGACGATGCAAGAGCAAGGTGTATCGCGTATCGTCGCCGTGGATATGGACGCAGCGCTCTCGATGGCGGAGGCAGCATGA
- a CDS encoding DMT family transporter, which yields MSHLPATSTASAPADPHAFKSTLSILLGASVWGIAWFPYRVLAGWGLGGMTAAALVSAMAALIALVAFARHLGGLRWSWLFVAIGLAAGVTNAGFVWGSVNGHVMRVLLLFYLTPVWTALFARVFLGEKLSASGLLLVVLALFGAGLMLWTPEVGLPLPTRAAEWSGLIGGMGFAVNNVLSRRAGQLYPEMDARLRTVMVYVGCTAVGLPCALLLEPGGVALAPVIGWGGVALMLGLAATLVLSNSVVQYGLQRLPANRVSLLMLFEIVIAAVSSWWLATETLSWKEAAGGLCIVAAGALSGLVHRTKARRAGNAAGVADQALQPQ from the coding sequence ATGAGCCATCTGCCCGCGACTTCCACTGCTTCGGCCCCGGCCGACCCGCATGCCTTCAAATCCACCTTGTCCATCCTGCTGGGCGCCTCGGTCTGGGGCATCGCCTGGTTTCCCTACCGGGTTCTTGCCGGCTGGGGTCTGGGCGGCATGACGGCAGCCGCGCTGGTGAGCGCCATGGCCGCGCTGATCGCCCTGGTGGCCTTCGCGCGCCACCTGGGTGGCCTGCGCTGGTCGTGGCTGTTCGTGGCGATCGGGCTGGCGGCAGGCGTGACCAACGCCGGCTTTGTATGGGGCAGCGTCAACGGCCATGTGATGCGGGTGTTGCTGCTGTTCTACCTGACGCCGGTATGGACGGCCTTGTTTGCCCGCGTCTTCCTGGGCGAGAAACTATCGGCATCCGGCTTGCTGCTGGTAGTGCTGGCGCTGTTTGGCGCGGGGCTGATGCTGTGGACGCCGGAAGTGGGGCTGCCGCTGCCCACGCGCGCAGCGGAATGGTCCGGCCTGATTGGCGGCATGGGGTTTGCCGTCAACAATGTGCTGTCGCGCCGGGCCGGGCAGCTTTACCCGGAGATGGATGCGCGCCTGCGCACCGTGATGGTCTACGTGGGCTGCACCGCGGTCGGCCTGCCGTGCGCGCTGTTGCTGGAGCCGGGCGGTGTGGCGCTGGCGCCGGTGATCGGCTGGGGTGGCGTGGCGCTGATGCTGGGCCTCGCCGCGACGCTGGTACTGAGCAATTCGGTGGTCCAGTATGGACTGCAGCGCCTGCCGGCCAACCGGGTATCGCTGCTGATGCTGTTCGAGATCGTGATCGCGGCGGTGTCGTCGTGGTGGCTGGCGACCGAGACGCTGAGCTGGAAGGAGGCCGCCGGCGGCCTGTGCATCGTGGCGGCTGGCGCCTTGTCGGGGCTGGTGCACCGCACCAAGGCGCGTCGCGCCGGCAACGCCGCCGGTGTGGCGGACCAGGCGCTGCAGCCGCAATAG
- the dapD gene encoding 2,3,4,5-tetrahydropyridine-2,6-dicarboxylate N-succinyltransferase codes for MTQALQALIDQAWEDRASLSPKSAPNDIREAVANVIGQLDTGALRVAEKQGKEWIVNQWIKKAVLLSFRLEDNAPMSAGGFAQFYDKVPTKFANWTADDFAKGGFRVVPPAVARRGSFIAKNAVLMPSYVNIGAYVDEGTMVDTWATVGSCAQIGKNVHLSGGVGIGGVLEPLQANPVIIEDNCFIGARSEVVEGVIVEENSVISMGVYLGQSTKIYDRETGEIHYGRVPAGSVVVAGNLPSKDGKYSLYCAVIVKKVDAQTRAKTSLNDLLRGD; via the coding sequence ATGACGCAAGCACTGCAAGCCCTGATCGACCAGGCATGGGAAGACCGCGCAAGCCTCTCGCCCAAGTCCGCCCCCAACGACATCCGCGAAGCCGTGGCCAATGTGATCGGCCAGCTCGACACCGGCGCCCTGCGCGTGGCCGAGAAGCAAGGCAAGGAATGGATTGTCAACCAGTGGATCAAGAAGGCCGTGCTGCTGTCGTTCCGCCTGGAAGACAACGCGCCGATGTCCGCTGGCGGCTTCGCCCAGTTCTACGACAAGGTGCCGACCAAGTTCGCCAACTGGACCGCCGACGACTTCGCCAAGGGCGGCTTCCGCGTGGTGCCCCCGGCGGTCGCCCGCCGTGGCTCGTTCATCGCCAAAAACGCCGTGCTGATGCCTTCGTACGTCAACATCGGCGCCTACGTCGATGAAGGCACCATGGTCGACACCTGGGCCACCGTCGGTTCGTGCGCCCAGATCGGCAAGAACGTCCACCTGTCCGGCGGCGTCGGCATCGGCGGCGTGCTCGAGCCGCTGCAGGCCAACCCGGTCATCATCGAAGACAATTGCTTCATCGGCGCGCGCTCGGAAGTGGTCGAAGGCGTGATCGTGGAAGAAAACTCGGTGATCTCGATGGGCGTGTACCTCGGCCAGTCGACCAAGATCTATGATCGCGAAACCGGCGAGATCCATTACGGCCGCGTGCCGGCTGGCTCGGTGGTGGTGGCGGGCAACCTGCCTTCCAAGGATGGCAAGTACAGCCTGTACTGCGCCGTGATCGTCAAGAAGGTGGACGCGCAGACCCGCGCCAAGACCAGCCTGAACGACCTGCTGCGCGGCGACTGA
- a CDS encoding ferritin-like domain-containing protein codes for MTAFSPAISDSSLPDHDAVNVATTPPWSLDDIDFQAIDTALVRSDRELFYLLVSASFVESGSDTYAGNLANYYAANPEASGWLSEHWEAEELQHGLALRRYVEHVWPEFDWERGYARFFEEYRHTCSIDNFESTKALEMAARCVVETGTAALYRSLEQASDEPVLRDLTRRIADDEVRHYKHFYRYFNTFNGVERLGRLRVLGALVRRLLEIKNEDAQIALRNVLRIERGTEDIAQRDVRRLNSRVSAVIRRNLPIEMTVKMLLRPLHLHASVERAIRKPLVAVVSRAMLY; via the coding sequence ATGACCGCCTTCTCACCGGCGATATCAGACAGCAGCTTGCCCGACCACGATGCCGTGAATGTGGCTACAACACCACCCTGGTCCTTGGACGACATCGATTTCCAGGCCATCGACACCGCCCTTGTCCGGTCCGATCGGGAATTGTTCTACCTGCTGGTGTCGGCCTCCTTTGTCGAAAGCGGCTCGGACACGTACGCCGGCAACCTGGCCAATTACTACGCCGCCAATCCCGAGGCTTCCGGCTGGTTGTCCGAACACTGGGAGGCGGAGGAGCTGCAGCACGGCCTGGCCCTGCGGCGCTATGTGGAACATGTCTGGCCCGAGTTCGACTGGGAGCGCGGCTATGCGCGGTTCTTCGAGGAATACCGCCATACCTGCTCGATCGACAACTTCGAGTCCACGAAAGCCCTTGAGATGGCCGCGCGCTGCGTGGTCGAGACTGGCACCGCGGCCCTTTACCGCTCCCTGGAACAAGCCAGCGACGAGCCGGTGCTACGCGACCTGACGCGGCGCATCGCCGATGACGAGGTGCGCCACTACAAGCACTTCTACCGCTACTTCAACACCTTCAACGGCGTGGAACGGCTCGGCCGCCTGCGTGTACTGGGCGCCTTGGTGCGCCGCTTGCTGGAAATCAAGAACGAAGACGCGCAGATCGCGCTGCGCAACGTGCTGCGCATCGAGCGCGGCACCGAGGATATCGCGCAAAGGGACGTGCGCCGGCTCAACTCCCGGGTGAGCGCGGTGATCCGGCGCAACCTGCCGATCGAGATGACGGTCAAGATGCTGCTCCGCCCGCTGCACCTGCATGCCAGCGTGGAGCGCGCCATCCGCAAGCCGCTGGTGGCGGTGGTGTCGCGGGCGATGCTCTATTGA
- the dapC gene encoding succinyldiaminopimelate transaminase, whose product MNPRLDLLQPYPFEKLRVLLADVKPNGALPAISFGIGEPKHPTPEFIKTALSNALQGLANYPTTAGSDALRQCMAAWIQRRYNLPAVNATTQVLPVTGSREALFAFAQTVVDASQPGALVLCPNPFYQIYEGAALLAGATPVFANSDPARNFAPAFDRIGAETWAKVQLVFVCSPGNPTGAVLSLEDWRELFALSDRHGFVIASDECYSEIYFKEGEPPLGALEAAHKLGRAEGAHPFERLVMFSSLSKRSNVPGLRSGFVAGDAALLKKFLLYRTYHGGAMNPAVQTASVAAWNDEAHVRNNRAAYARKFAEVTPMLAEVLDVALPDAGFYLWADVSRTGLSDTEFAARLLAEQNVTVLPGSYLAREADGINPGANRVRMALVATPEECLEGARRIVAFCKSLG is encoded by the coding sequence GTGAATCCCCGCCTCGACCTGCTCCAGCCCTATCCGTTCGAGAAACTGCGCGTGCTGCTGGCTGACGTCAAACCAAATGGCGCGCTGCCCGCGATCAGCTTCGGCATCGGCGAACCCAAGCACCCCACGCCCGAATTCATCAAGACGGCGCTGTCGAACGCGCTGCAAGGACTGGCGAATTATCCCACAACGGCCGGATCCGATGCACTACGACAGTGCATGGCCGCGTGGATCCAGCGCCGCTACAATCTGCCGGCGGTCAATGCCACGACCCAGGTGCTGCCGGTCACCGGCTCGCGCGAGGCCTTGTTCGCCTTCGCCCAGACCGTGGTCGACGCCAGCCAGCCCGGCGCGCTGGTGCTGTGCCCCAACCCGTTCTATCAGATCTATGAAGGCGCGGCGCTGCTGGCCGGCGCCACGCCCGTGTTCGCCAACAGCGATCCGGCGCGCAACTTCGCGCCCGCGTTCGACCGCATTGGCGCCGAGACCTGGGCCAAGGTGCAACTGGTCTTTGTGTGCTCCCCGGGCAACCCGACCGGCGCCGTGCTGTCGCTGGAAGACTGGCGCGAGCTGTTCGCGCTGTCCGACCGCCATGGCTTCGTGATCGCCTCGGACGAGTGCTACTCCGAGATCTACTTCAAGGAAGGCGAGCCGCCGCTGGGCGCGCTGGAAGCCGCGCACAAGCTGGGCCGCGCCGAAGGCGCACATCCCTTCGAGCGCCTGGTGATGTTTTCCAGCCTGTCCAAGCGCTCCAACGTGCCGGGCCTGCGCTCGGGCTTCGTGGCCGGCGATGCCGCCCTGCTGAAGAAATTCCTGCTATACCGTACCTATCACGGCGGCGCCATGAACCCAGCGGTGCAGACCGCCAGCGTGGCGGCCTGGAACGACGAGGCCCATGTGCGCAACAACCGCGCCGCCTATGCGCGCAAGTTTGCCGAGGTCACGCCGATGCTGGCCGAGGTGCTGGACGTGGCCTTGCCCGATGCCGGCTTCTACCTGTGGGCGGATGTCTCGCGCACCGGCCTGTCCGACACCGAGTTTGCCGCGCGGCTGCTGGCCGAGCAGAACGTCACTGTGCTGCCGGGCAGCTACCTGGCGCGCGAGGCCGATGGCATCAACCCCGGCGCCAACCGCGTGCGCATGGCGCTGGTGGCCACGCCCGAGGAATGCCTGGAAGGCGCGCGCCGCATCGTCGCCTTCTGCAAGTCGCTGGGCTGA